From the genome of Nicotiana tabacum cultivar K326 chromosome 17, ASM71507v2, whole genome shotgun sequence:
AGAGCATAATCGTATTATCTGTATATTTTTGAGGATCTCTTGCTTGTTTGCAGAACGTCAAACGACTCAAAACTCCCCTTTGAAAGACGTAACATTCATCGGCTCCTCATGTGACAACAATTTAGATGGATTTTTgtcccatttttttaaaatttgtagaTCAAGTTCTGTCTTCATAAGTGCAGTTGTTTCTACTCAGTTGACTGCAGGATGCTGATTTGATTCTCCTGTGTTTTCTAGATAGCCTGAAATGTAGGTCCTGAAATATTTTCATTCATATCTGTACTTGTTTTTcaccatatatatacatatacataagaTTCAAGTCAGGTAGGTTGAACCCGCGCCTTGATCGGGCATTATTTGGAGCTATATTCCTACTTTGATATGCACAGTAGACTGATAGAGTATGTTGTCATGGCTCGTCCTTTTAAGGATGTAACTAGTCCAGCTTTACAACACAACTGGTTTCTTCTAAAAACCCCTTTATTGTTAATACGAACGATTCTTGGAAAGTTCTTTTTATAATGGTGGAGAACTATGAAAACTACTATAGATTGCGAGgcagaagaaaaataaattacaGTTAGCTGTGATAACTCAATCACAAGATGAAGTAGAAAGGAAAAGGCTGCATTTCTTTTCAACTTTGTTAATCATTTCTACAGACACCTAACTCCTTCAATATCTAGACATCAAGATCCGGAACAAATACTTCTCATATCCACAAATCATACTCTCATTGCTGTTCCTGCCTTCCTTCAGAAGCAAATCAAGAACGGTATTTTAACACAACAATTAATCAGTTTACTCGCTGTTAATCCATACCTCTCGAAGGAGTTGATACCTTTGCCTACCACTTCCTTTTGTCATCCAACTAGGTTTTGCTAAAGACTGTGAAGCTTCAGAACCATCGTTAATTATAAAATTCAAAGGCGAATCTAATTGCTCCAGCTCCTCATCACTTGTGTATGACTTTTTGAGCAATGAAGATCCACTTCGTGTCAATTGAGAATAGCTAGAAATATCTCCCAACATATCAGTGACTAAAGAAATTGGAGGTGGAATATAAGCTACTGGGGCTGCTGCGCATGGGTAGTTTGTAACAGAATCATCCTCAGCCTCAAGAGGATCCTAACCAAGAAAAATCCATAAGCAGATCAGACTTGCAAGAGTTATTTCATCGCGTTTAAAGCTTAGCTGACATCATACTTCAGATTCAAAATCTAGCTCCGTGAATACACAAGATAAACTCTACTACGTAAAAATGAACAAAGACAGAAATGAACTTACCTCAGAGTGAAGAGCTCCAAGTACAGCTTCAGGTATTGGATCACGGCAAAATTCATCCGGGACAAATATATTAAGAACCCTTCTTATTAGCAATTGACCAAATGCCGGACAAACCTGAAGAAGCAAATAGCACCATATATCAAGGGCGAGAAAATAGAGAATACATCTTAATGCTTAGGGTTCTGAGGTTGACCTCTTTTCTTATTGTCCTGTCTAAAAGCATATCCTTTGGAAGCATCATAAGATCACTCAATGCATTAAGGAGATAGAACGCCTTTGCAGAGGTGTCAAGTTCTTTACTCCCATCCTTTTCATTGTTATCTGCCCCTTTTATATCTTTTAGTGACTCCCCATCATCAATGCCAAAAAGGTCAGTAAGCCATCTGGACCAACTCCCGATCTGTGATCCACATGAAAAAAATCATATACAGTATCTCCATCAAAAGATAAATAATGGAGTATTAATTTTTCATGAATGTTACCAATGACATCTAAGCAACGTGCATTAGAACGTATTTGCAGGAAAAGGGGTTGAATGTACAAATAGGGAAAAGATGAGGAAGgaaaattttcctttttcttggaTAAGAGGGGGAAAGTGAGGTGGCTGAATAAGTAAAAAGAGAAGTCTATTGAAATAAATAGTTTTTCCATCCATCAAAGGCTGCTATGACACAATATTTTTCGGTAACAGGCAAAATTTCTTCCATGTATCATGAAGAGTATTAGCTATCCAAGGTCACGTCTAGACTCTAGTACTCCATCTAACTTGGCAAAATCCAACCATAATTCTTACCGTATTTTTCAGTTGTGCCCCCGCCCCAAAGCTAGCCTTTCCAGCTGGAATGGGAAGAACATCAGCATCACTAATCGGGTCTGATATAGGATCTGAAGGAATCTCATCAGCAGACTCTCGAAGGATGGCGTTGAACATGGCTACATCCAATCTAGCCACACATTGTTCCATTATCTGGTTACAAGAATGGCATTCTTAGCAACAAGATAGAAATGTTTTAGAATATCAAGCATGATGCACATTAAAACAATTCAATGGAAAGGCACTGCTGAAAATTTTTGGAGCTTTACTAGATGCTGAACCGTAAAGCATAACAACAACCACTTATGCCAAAATATCATAATTCAACCAAAGTAAAAGTAGAACTAGAAGTAGACTACAATCTCAGTCAACAACATTTTCATACATTATAAGAAAAGATGCAAACGAAGTTAAGGAGAATTCACATTTGTTGTAGCATAGATTTTCTTATCCAAAATTATCTTACGTGAGCAGTGTCATATAAGTCAGTGTTTATGAGGTAAATTCAAATGTAGTAATTTTCAAAAATTGCCTGTGAAGTTCTTCTCAGACTGATAGTATTTTCATGTAATAATTAGGGAAATTTGATATTGAAGGACAATGTGCCAGCTAGTACCAGTTTAGATAGAAAATGCAAACAACCACATTCGTGACCTCCAGCTCGAACAGGGCAAATCCTTTCACACGCATCTTTGAAGGCTTTCTTCCAAAGCTCTGAAGAGAAACTTCCACGCTCTTCATTATCTGAACTTGCTTTCCTTCTATGGACATTGTTTATCAAAGAACTCATAATTTCACGAATTTCTTTTGCAGCACCAGATTGCATATGTGGAGTGAGAgtctgaaaaaagaaaaaaagggcagTCGTATTAATCAATCAGATAATGATTCTTCAATTTTAAAGTTCGATTGGACCTGGAAGAGAGACCTGCCACCAAATAGATTCAACAATACGGGAGAATATCCAAGCTTCTGTTCTCTGAAGTGCTCTTGTAAATGTACGCGGGTCCTCCCAATTGCCAAAACTTTCACAAATATCATCCCTAATACCATTGCTGGAGAAAGACTCCCACTTAAGCGGAGAAGATATCTGTTTCTTGTCCCTGGAAAAGGCATTTCCAAGCATAGTTTCAGTAGAATGAGGCAAATACTGCTGCCGCTGGAATTTGCCTATAGTTGCTCTCAGCACCAGCGAATTTGATAACCAGAAAGTTAACCTGTGCGCAgaattaatataagaataagtTCGGGGAAATGGTAAATACTTTCTTAGGCATACAACTTAGCTGCCTTTCACAAAAGGCGTCGATATTACAGTGCTTTGAGCGAAAAATAGGTTTTTGTGTACTCATGTACTGGATTTAGGACTAAGAGATAAGCCATCACAGGTCTGCAAAGTTGCTTGAAGATGATTATATAGAAGAATTTCAAGGAACTGTGATATGGTTGCAGCTAGGTTTTCATATCAAAAACATACTTGCTATTGAACAGCTTCTTCCAGTAAGAAAGAAATGCATCATCATATATGTGGAGAGGAAAAAAGCAAGACTGCTAGTCGAATGCAAAAAAATGATTGGAAACTAAGAAGTACCTAGAAACATCATTTCCACATGCCCTTGCAACCAAAATTAATCCAGAGACGGCACTTTTAGCAGCAGTTCCCCTTTTCAATGGAGAGTCATCTTTACAGGCATGGAAATAGAACCTCGAGAGGCGTCTAGCAGGAGCATGGACCTTATTTTTGGAACTTCCATGCTCTGCAATAACGGAATAAAGGCCAGCTTCAATTGCAGCAGCTTCTCTCAATTCTCCTTCCGCCATTTTTACTCTTTGCTCCAACTTATGGAGTTTGCTTTCCAAAAGAATTGTTGATGTGTCAGTTGACTGTGCCTTTCGATCTTTCCTCTCGTTTGCTAAACCTCGAGCACGAATCTGTTTGTCTTGTGCTAAAAGCTGATTGCCTTTGACAGACCCGTTTACTCTATTAGGTTCTGCTGATGACCTGACTGACTTTACATGCTTTAATCTCTCATTGTTTTGGATACTACTCTTTGCTCCATAACTATCCGTGTAAGCAGAAATTACATCACTTTCTTCTGAGTCATTCTTCATAGCATCCTCACTTTCTTCCTCTTCCACAATTTCTTTTACTTGTTCATTTTCCTGATAATTCTCTCTGTTATTGGCACTAGATTCTTGTCTCCTCTCCTGATACTTCTCACTGTTTTCACCCTCATTAGACCCATTCTCGGCAACAACAGCTCTCGCATCCTCATGCCCATTCCCAATCGGAGTCGAAGCATTCTCAGCATTCTCAGAGCTGGAGAAATGACTTGCTGAGTTCATAAAGCTCTTACTCTCATCTATATGTGAAATTGGAAAGCCTGCTTGATCTAGATGACTACTGACCCTCTCTTCATCAGAACATTGCTGAGTAGATATTTCACCACCACTTTCACTATTAGCCAGTATTCTTTCCCTTTGTTGTACTGGTTCGACGTGTTCGGTTATCACATATGGATTCTGAGTGTTTTCAGTTATTTCATCCGCATTTGACATTGCCAATTTATTGCTACCATTACCACCAATTTTCCTTGAGAGCCATGCCAGATCAGAAGACAAATCAGTTGGAGAGTGAGGCAAACTTGGCTTCGAATTCGATAATGACTTCACCACTTGCTTCTCATCCAAATCCGCAGACTTGTTCTTTGAATATAGGAGGACATGTTCATCTTCATTTTGTCCAGGATTACTTTTCACTCCCTCAGCTTCATCCTGCAATAAACACAACACAAAGGAAAATTCTTTGCATCATGCAATTTGGAAGCAATTGGAGAGGACAAAAACTAAATTGGAAAGTAAGCATTATACCTCTCCTTGTGGTAGTGAACCACAGTTCGATCCATTAGCAGCAacagatgagtgtgaggaaacgtcaTCATCAGTAAACGAGGCAATTTCTGCTTCCTCAGCGTATTCTTCACTCGTCAATGTAGAAACAGATTCAACACCAGTACGGTCTATCGATGCTCCTCTTGTTAATCCGTCCCTTGAGGCCGAGCTCGCGCGACTCCTATCAAATTGCTGGATTTTCAGGAAGATAAGGGGTTGTACAGTGTTCCTATAAGCCCGCGTGCAATTAATAGGGGCACTAACATTCAAACCCTCTTTATTAACAACACCATATTCAGCAAAATTGATAATAGCTGTTCCTAATGGTTGACCTTTCACCATCTTATCACGGCGTGGTTCATACAAGTTGAACTCAATGCAATTTTTCTGGAAAGTGTCTCCATCTCCACCTTTAACGGAAATTTCCCTCAATAGTGTCACAGGAAGTTTAAAGGACTCATTGAACCCAATGCTTCCGTCACCAACACCGGAGCCTAAAGACGGAACAACTTGACTAGTAGAGCCACTCCTATCTCCATGTTCCCATTGGATTAGAATAGCGCGGACCGTCTTCAGTGACTGTGAGGGCGGCCAAGGTTTAATATCCTGAATATGAATTAGATAATCAACTTGAACTGAGGGGCCTTTCCTAGATTTCGCCCTAAGTCCCGAACCATGATTTCAAATGATCTTCGGTGAAACTATACAATCCTGCAAATGCTAAAGCAAAATCCTCTGAGACTTGAACTACAGTATAGCTAGAGAGCACATTAACTCTATCTTTTTCTACAATGGCTTGCAATAATAAATGAAAACCTAACTTGGATAATGAAAGAAAGTAGCATTAGTAAGTGAGAGTAGAACTTCCAGAATTAAATGACTTCACGTGATAAGAATATCAAGTTAATTTCATATTCCATGACATACTATTCTATGCTTGCACATGCTCAATGCTTTTCTACAAAGCTCCTTTTTTCATTCAGGAAACAATTATAGTGTACTTTTTAAACATTTATACACTCACTTTAAATGCTTAAGCCAATCAATAACTCATGAAAAAGAAAGGAAACATATTGTAGAATAAGAATCTTAACCTGTTAGAAGGAAAATCAAAGTGAAACAAAGCCAAATCAGATTACTAAAATGAAGCATTACAAAACAAAATATACACAAACAAATGCTAGCAAAGATTTAGCAGACTTACAGAGGAATTAGATACTGGGAATATAGGAAAAAGGCATAAGGCCAAAGGGGTGCGAATTTTCAGCAGACGGTTTGGTCATTGAGCATTGGGCAGAGAAAAGAATGTCTTTTCTAATTGAAAACTGGGAACAGGACAAcataaattgaaataaaatgagcTTAAAAAATGCAAAGGTCGAGTGGTGGAGACTACTATTTTTGTGCTCTAGAATCTATGGTGCTTTCCGGTTGTCCGGAATAGAAAGCCAACTCGCAAATGAGAAGGTGCAAAACAAACACTAATACCGTTAACATGTAAAAATAGTTCTTTTAgttataaaaggaaaaaaataaataaaatggattTAGTTATAAAACAAACCTTTACGACCCGTTTGGTTAAAATTGAGAAAATGAGAATTTGATGTTGAAGTTGAAAAATACTTAGTACTATTAAAATTGTTTGTGTATATAAAATTTCTTTGGAATAAGTTAAAATTTTATGAGTGAAAATCATTATTTCACTTGAAATTCACCTCAAATTAATATTTCAACCTATATTTTATGTCAaagtttaataataataataagaagtaCTATAGTATGTAAATCAAACTTTGCTTTTTATAAAATTTGAATtctttttggttcaaaataagtgttgtTATACCTAAATCAATTTGATCTAATATAAATGTTGcattagaaaattaaaaaatatttatctcTTTTCAGCTAAAGGCTGAAGTGAGAAGGGAGTGCGATTAATGTAATTTGAAAGGCGCGTGGAGTTACACTGCATGACAAAAGGTGGGGTAGTGCTTTAGGTTGTATTACTAATGAAAGTGACAAAGGTGGATGATTCCGCCGACATTATCAAACAGCTATAGGGGATTGAGGGGTCATATGCCAACTACTCCTATTTACTGCTCCTAAGTCCAAGCTCGAGACCAAACACTATTTGGATGGAATTGCAATCAAATATATTTCACGTTACGTGTTTTCGGAATTTGAGTTATATATTGATATATAACTTGTGAAGAACAGTGATAAAGTTGTGAAACGCAATACAACCCGCAAACACACGAAATAGGAAAATGAAAGGTGTAAATTGGTTCAAGGTTTTAGTTGGTTGGCACGTCTATATCAAGGATGATGAAACGAAATATGGCCCCACGACCGAGTAATTTTAGCGTGTGCTTCACACATCTGACATTAGTTGTGTGAGACTTTTTTTTATCTCACATATTTGTGAACTCATATATTACATATCTGAATCTACGAAATTCTGGAACTACAAAATTATGAGACaaaaaaatacctcaaacaactaATATCAGTTGTGTatgcacaaaataaaatttctccTGCGACCCATCTTAAACATATTGCTTTTTCGCCCTACTTTGTTGGTCTGTGTGCAAGTTACATAGTCTTGTCCCTCAACCAATTGCTCCAAACAGCAAGCCACCAATAAATCACCAGGTGGGATTCTCGAAATTTTGAATTTAAATCATTAATTAGAGATTTCGAGTTTTAGCCTGAAATAAAAAAATTCCTCACAGGCAGTTTTAGTGGGCTCTAGGGGATAAATCAAAACTAGTTGAGCCAGTAAAACAGTATAACAAATCTCCAACCATTATGTTATCATGTATCATAGTCATAGGGAATGTTTTGTATGATGTATAAGAATAGTGCTAAATAAGGTGTATTAATAATGTAGGAATTAGTAATGCATAGGTTAGTAATGCATGGGTTAGTTATGCAGAGATTATTTCTTACTACTATTTGGTGTggtatattaaaaattaaaatgcattgcataatttttaagaaaattagttATTTACAAAAATGACCTCCACATTCTTTATGGACAATTTTGTCTTAAACCATGCTAATGCATACATTAATAGCCATGATATTGCTAATACCATGGTTTgctatgtattagttatacataggaaTTAATTATCAAGTAGATtatataactaatacttgcattagtaatacataagttgaaaaagtgtaccaaacaagagattagtaataccaaaagctaatgcatgcattattttctctaatGAATCATGCCAAACGACCCCTAATCTCTTACATGTCTTGTATCTGCGATATCCATACTTTGGCTTTCCGCTTTACCAAAAACGTGATGACAAAAATATTGACTTTCTCTGAATCTAAATTAGAGATGTCAAACGGGTCGAACCGGCCCAGACGGGTTTTAGCCCGGATCGGCCCGGTAGTAAGGGGCGGGCAGGGCTGGGTTGGGACAAGGATCGGATTGTGCCGGGTAGTTTTTTTGGTACCGGCTAACCGGACCGGTACGACCCGTTATGGTCAAGTCACATAGGAACCGGTTAACCGGACCGGTTCAATGgctattttttgatatttttttaattttataaagttgactattgttatacaaaatacaaaatacaaaatacaaaaaaaaaaaaaaaaaaaaaaagcccggCCCGGCCCATTAGACCCGGAACCGTTCCGGTTAAATTTTGCTCCGGGGAAGCCCGGTAAACCCGGTAAAAAATAATCGGAACTGGCCCGGTAACGTAACCGGTCGGTTCCCTTTTCCTCAACCCCTGACCGGACCGGACCCTTGACACCTATATCTAAATCTCCGCGAGTTCAATTGCCTATTTGCAATGATGTCTGTACCAGAAACTTGATCTCTCACAAGAAACAACAAATTCACCTAACTACTATTGTTCCAATTGTACGAATAAGGTCTATGCTATGCAAATTCTCACTTATTACTAGAATTAAAGAATCGACAAATTTACACATCTAtgcaaaacaaagaaaatgaggACTAGTAGCTTAAACATAAGCCTTTAGGCTAGCATACCGTTTTGTACGCCTATAACCATCATCAAATCAGCTAACTTTCTCCCATGCTAATGCAGTTGGACTTCTGAAATAGCTCAGGACGGTGAAGTAGGACCGGATTTCTGATCAGTATCAGATGTGGCTTGGACTTGAGCTGCATATTGAAGGTTCCAAAGAACATCCTCAAACGAGGGGCGATTTGATGACTCGGGAGATATGCATTTGTTTGTGATGGATATTACAATTGACAATGACTCTTGGGAGCTAGTGGTTAGC
Proteins encoded in this window:
- the LOC107805896 gene encoding uncharacterized protein LOC107805896; the encoded protein is MVKGQPLGTAIINFAEYGVVNKEGLNVSAPINCTRAYRNTVQPLIFLKIQQFDRSRASSASRDGLTRGASIDRTGVESVSTLTSEEYAEEAEIASFTDDDVSSHSSVAANGSNCGSLPQGEDEAEGVKSNPGQNEDEHVLLYSKNKSADLDEKQVVKSLSNSKPSLPHSPTDLSSDLAWLSRKIGGNGSNKLAMSNADEITENTQNPYVITEHVEPVQQRERILANSESGGEISTQQCSDEERVSSHLDQAGFPISHIDESKSFMNSASHFSSSENAENASTPIGNGHEDARAVVAENGSNEGENSEKYQERRQESSANNRENYQENEQVKEIVEEEESEDAMKNDSEESDVISAYTDSYGAKSSIQNNERLKHVKSVRSSAEPNRVNGSVKGNQLLAQDKQIRARGLANERKDRKAQSTDTSTILLESKLHKLEQRVKMAEGELREAAAIEAGLYSVIAEHGSSKNKVHAPARRLSRFYFHACKDDSPLKRGTAAKSAVSGLILVARACGNDVSRLTFWLSNSLVLRATIGKFQRQQYLPHSTETMLGNAFSRDKKQISSPLKWESFSSNGIRDDICESFGNWEDPRTFTRALQRTEAWIFSRIVESIWWQTLTPHMQSGAAKEIREIMSSLINNVHRRKASSDNEERGSFSSELWKKAFKDACERICPVRAGGHECGCLHFLSKLIMEQCVARLDVAMFNAILRESADEIPSDPISDPISDADVLPIPAGKASFGAGAQLKNTIGSWSRWLTDLFGIDDGESLKDIKGADNNEKDGSKELDTSAKAFYLLNALSDLMMLPKDMLLDRTIRKEVCPAFGQLLIRRVLNIFVPDEFCRDPIPEAVLGALHSEDPLEAEDDSVTNYPCAAAPVAYIPPPISLVTDMLGDISSYSQLTRSGSSLLKKSYTSDEELEQLDSPLNFIINDGSEASQSLAKPSWMTKGSGRQRYQLLREVWINSE